In Bufo gargarizans isolate SCDJY-AF-19 chromosome 5, ASM1485885v1, whole genome shotgun sequence, the following are encoded in one genomic region:
- the LOC122938893 gene encoding 40S ribosomal protein S25, with protein MPPKDDKKKKDAGKSAKKDKDPVNKSGGKAKKKKWSKGKVRDKLNNLVLFDKATYEKLCKEVPNYKLITPAVVSERLKIRGSLARAALQELLNKGLIKLVSKHRAQVIYTRNTKGGDAPPGTEES; from the coding sequence ATGCCTCCTAAAGACGATAAGAAGAAAAAGGATGCGGGCAAGTCCGCCAAAAAGGACAAAGATCCCGTCAACAAGTCTGGGGGCAAGGCCAAGAAGAAGAAGTGGTCCAAGGGGAAGGTCAGGGACAAGCTGAACAATCTAGTGCTGTTCGACAAGGCCACATATGAAAAACTGTGCAAAGAGGTTCCCAACTACAAGCTCATCACCCCAGCAGTAGTATCCGAGAGGCTGAAGATCAGAGGCTCGCTGGCCAGGGCCGCCCTCCAGGAGCTGCTCAACAAAGGTCTGATCAAGTTGGTGTCCAAACACAGAGCGCAGGTTATCTACACCAGAAACACCAAGGGAGGTGACGCCCCTCCAGGAACCGAGGAATCCTAA